In Drosophila innubila isolate TH190305 chromosome 2R unlocalized genomic scaffold, UK_Dinn_1.0 1_C_2R, whole genome shotgun sequence, the following are encoded in one genomic region:
- the LOC117783370 gene encoding origin recognition complex subunit 3 — protein sequence MDPTISVSKGCFVYKNGATRANKKTPTKRKRSGQNTAATSSLLGKEVTSQPFYVAYTECWSQLHSHIVELQTESNARTLQQLVEFVTGEGASGGAEGCKTEILPTAALLTGINQPDHLKQFETLTQRLHALQAACVCVLQSRDCGTLKAAVESMVYNLMEAQSTATTTTPSDDEDVEDEGARDRKRLRRSQCTMKQLNSWYANNFGAAGKQRALVVILPDFECFNASVLQDFILILSAQCGRLPFVLVLGVATAMTAVHSTLPYHVSSKIKLRVFQTQPAPTGLNELLDKVLLSPKYAFHLSGKAFKFLTHIFLYYDFSIHGFIQGFKYCLMEHYFAGNAFALCTNYNQALGRIKQLTHDDMETIRRLPSFRPYVEQINDCKRIIAVLTDDDYLKKKLPQLLRDCLLHFMLFRSCLEFFTELVGDLPRCPLGKLRRELYVNCLNKPITQQPEYKECFQMLSFMSKDEFSAKVSKAIARTEQFLSEQIAPLELGEACAEVMHKELQSLKTLLNDVELATMEQQPQASDSTSSTEARPLADLKQVASRQQLKEQLLQRSKQDKQQTISEYARALNKILTHIESHLVLAHLRPLQNAPPLHELFVFSDISTVRRNIIGAPRAALHTALNNPHFYMQCKCCELQEQSQLVSTMPDLSVVYKLHLECGRMINLFDWLQAFRSVLRAGEEQNELEPTQEQIDPQVQARFTRAVAELQFLGYIKMSKRKTDHATRLTW from the exons ATGGATCCAACCATATCCGTCTCAAAG GGATGTTTTGTATATAAGAATGGCGCCACTCGCGCTAATAAAAAAACGCCGACTAAACGGAAACGTTCTGGCCAAAATACAGCGGCAACTAGCAGTCTGCTTGGCAAGGAAGTCACTTCACAGCCGTTCTATGTGGCCTACACAGAATGCTGGAGTCAACTACACAGTCACATTGTGGAGCTGCAGACGGAAAGCAATGCACGCACACTGCAGCAACTGGTGGAGTTTGTAACCGGAGAGGGAGCGAGTGGGGGAGCGGAAGGATGCAAAACGGAAATTTTGCCCACAGCTGCGCTGTTGACGGGAATCAATCAGCCAGAtcatttaaagcaatttgaGACGCTGACTCAACGCTTGCATGCGTTGCAGGCTGCTTGCGTCTGCGTCTTGCAATCTCGTGATTGTGGCACTTTGAAAGCAGCTGTCGAGTCCATGGTGTACAATTTAATGGAAGCCCAGTCGACAGCTACGACAACAACTCCATCAGATGACGAGGATGTGGAGGATGAAGGTGCTCGCGATCGCAAACGTCTGCGTCGTAGTCAGTGCACGATGAAGCAGCTGAACTCCTGGTATGCCAACAATTTCGGTGCAGCTGGCAAGCAACGTGCCCTCGTCGTAATTCTGCCCGATTTTGAGTGCTTCAATGCCAGCGTCCTGCAGgattttatacttatactcaGCGCTCAATGCGGTCGCTTGCCCTTTGTGCTGGTTCTTGGCGTGGCGACCGCCATGACAGCGGTTCACAGCACATTGCCCTACCATGTCAGCAGCAAGATCAAGCTGCGTGTGTTCCAGACCCAACCAGCGCCCACAGGACTTAACGAA CTGCTGGATAAAGTACTGCTCTCGCCCAAGTATGCTTTCCATTTGTCCGGCAAGGCATTCAAGTTTCTGACGCACATCTTTCTGTACTACGACTTCTCCATACATGGCTTCATCCAAGGATTTAAGTACTGCCTAATGGAACACTATTTTGCCGGCAATGCCTTTGCGCTGTGCACGAACTACAACCAGGCCTTGGGTCGCATCAAACAGTTGACACACGACGACATGGAGACCATCAGACGTCTGCCCTCGTTCCGGCCATATGTGGAGCAGATAAACGATTGTAAACGCATTATAGCCGTGCTGACCGACGATGATTACTTGAAGAAGAAGCTGCCACAGCTGTTGCGCGATTGCCTGCTCCACTTTATGCTCTTTCGCAGCTGCCTCGAGTTCTTCACGGAGCTGGTTGGCGATCTTCCACGTTGTCCGCTGGGCAAGCTGCGTCGCGAACTTTATGtgaattgtttaaacaaacCGATTACACAGCAGCCCGAGTATAAGGAATGTTTTCAGATGCTTAGCTTCATGTCCAAGGATGAGTTCAGTGCCAAGGTGTCCAAGGCCATTGCCAGGACTGAACAGTTTCTTAGCGAGCAGATCGCTCCACTAGAATTGGGTGAAGCCTGTGCTGAAGTAATGCACAAAGAGTTGCAGTCTCTCAAGACATTGCTCAACGATGTCGAGCTGGCTACTATGGAACAGCAACCACAAGCCAGTGATTCCACATCTTCGACAGAGGCCCGCCCTTTGGCCGATCTCAAGCAGGTTGCTTCACGGCAGCAACTGaaggagcagctgctgcaacgcAGTAAACAGGACAAACAGCAGACAATCTCGGAGTATGCACGCGCTTTAAATAAGATTTTGACCCATATTGAGTCGCATCTGGTGCTGGCCCATCTGCGTCCGCTACAGAATGCACCTCCACTTCACGAACTCTTCGTATTTAGCGACATTTCAACGGTGCGCCGCAACATCATTGGCGCTCCTCGTGCTGCTCTCCACACGGCACTCAACAATCCTCATTTCTACATGCAGTGCAAGTGCTGTGAGTTGCAGGAGCAATCACAGCTGGTCAGCACCATGCCCGACCTATCGGTGGTCTACAAATTACATTTGGAGTGCGGACGCATGATAAACCTCTTCGATTGGCTGCAGGCATTCCGCTCCGTCCTGCGTGCTGGTGAGGAGCAGAACGAGTTGGAGCCAACCCAAGAACAGATCGATCCGCAAGTTCA AGCACGCTTCACCCGCGCCGTGGCCGAACTTCAGTTTCTCGGCTACATTAAAATGTCCAAACGGAAGACGGACCATGCCACACGACTGACCTGGTAG
- the LOC117783372 gene encoding uncharacterized protein LOC117783372 isoform X2: MADEEDRPYYYRLERQRFACFAYTVTGVFLFLAILQWYLFHLVDETNNYFTKNYWIGIVFFTLSLLLILLFIFFEDLRFFTPVNWIMTFLIVSMI, from the exons ATGGCAGATGAAGAGGACCGTCCTTATTACTACAGACTTGAGCGCCAAAGGTTTGCATGTTTTGCATACACAGTAACAGGAGTATTTCTATTTCTGGCTATTCTACAATGGTATCTCTTTCATTTAGT GGatgaaacaaataattattttaccaAAAACTATTGGATTGGAATAGTATTCTTTACGCTCAGTTTACTGCTCATTctcttgtttattttcttcgaAGATTTGCGATTCTTCACGCCTGTAAATTGGATAATGACCTTTCTAATAGTAag catgATTTGA
- the LOC117783372 gene encoding uncharacterized protein LOC117783372 isoform X1: MADEEDRPYYYRLERQRFACFAYTVTGVFLFLAILQWYLFHLVDETNNYFTKNYWIGIVFFTLSLLLILLFIFFEDLRFFTPVNWIMTFLIFECVVVGVTTLVVRHYKYHFLVSFLIWAIVLVIFIIFGSFLPHDLTLDIVVLVIVGIVSLIGGMYFLMLYIVANVPYSFFVYRAFIVLSILLFVMYHAQIINGGRFAEIRDNDYLLAALILFFDFLLMYIFTFQLAPKWTDKCDENKNKTNIFVIDKHMRKGSFTLAFNDTLDQ; this comes from the exons ATGGCAGATGAAGAGGACCGTCCTTATTACTACAGACTTGAGCGCCAAAGGTTTGCATGTTTTGCATACACAGTAACAGGAGTATTTCTATTTCTGGCTATTCTACAATGGTATCTCTTTCATTTAGT GGatgaaacaaataattattttaccaAAAACTATTGGATTGGAATAGTATTCTTTACGCTCAGTTTACTGCTCATTctcttgtttattttcttcgaAGATTTGCGATTCTTCACGCCTGTAAATTGGATAATGACCTTTCTAATA TTCGAGTGTGTGGTCGTGGGAGTTACAACGCTTGTTGTACGTCATTACAAGTATCATTTCTTAGTAAGCTTTCTAATATGGGCCATTGTACtcgtaatatttattatatttgggTCCTTTTTACCG catgATTTGACGCTCGATATTGTGGTACTTGTTATAGTTGGAATCGTATCCTTAATTGGAGGCATGTACTTTCTTATGCTTTACATTGTCGCAAATGTGCCATATTCGTTTTTTGTGTATCGCGCTTTCATCGTGTTGAGCATTTTGTTG TTCGTTATGTATCATGCACAAATAATCAATGGCGGGCGATTCGCTGAAATTCGGGATAATGATTACCTTTTGGCTgcacttatattatttttcgactttcTGCTTATGTACATTTTCACGTTTCAGTTGGCACCAAAATGGACCGACAAATGCGACGAGAACaagaataaaacaaatattttcgtAATTGACAAACATATGAGAAAAGGAAGCTTTACACTGGCTTTCAATGATACGCTGGATCAGTGA